DNA from bacterium:
CTTGATCCGGTGCGCCGGATGCGGGCACGAGTTCGACACCGGAATCCGGATGGACGAGCGGAATTTTGCCCGCGCGACGTTCGCCGCCAACTATCACGTCTGCCCGGCCTGCGGCCGTCGCGGAACGTACGGCAAGACGGACTACAAGACGGTGGAGCAGCGGCACGACCCCGCCCGAGACGCCGGCCCCTAGCCGGCTCCGGCAATTACCGGCGGCTGTGAGCGAGGCCGTCCGCCGAGATCGCGATCCAGCGGTCCGCCCACCGATGGAGCTCGGCGAACACCCTCTCGAGATCCCGGCCCCGCTCGGTCAGCTCATACTCGATGCGGACCGGTGTCTCGGCGTAGACGTGCCGCCGCACGAGGCCTTCGGCTTCCAGCTCCTTGAGCCGCGCGGAGAGCAATCGGTCGTGAAGGCCCGGCACCGCGCCCCGGAGAGCGGAAAATCGCTGCGCCCCTTCCAAGAGCGACTGGACGATCGCCCCGGTCCACCTCTTCCCGACCAGCTCGATCGTCTTATGGAAACGCGGACAGATCTGCTCGATGGCCGCGGGCACCGCCCGCGGCGCCGGCAGCCCTCGTTCCCCTCGCCGCGCCGTCTTTGCCTTTATCACAACAACAGCCTAACATATAGTAAGCCGCTTGACAAGAGTGAGTTGTTTGTGCTAACTTACAAATCGTACTAGGCTTATGCACAAGAAGCATCGTGACCAGGGAAGGCACCAGGAGCAGAGAGAGATGGACGTAGTTCGCGAGGCACTTGGGCTGCTGGTTCTGGGGGTTGTGCTGGCGGCATCGCCCGTCCTGGCCCAGACCGTCACGCCGGTCCCGCCCGCGTACCAGGGATCGTACGGCGTCACGGTGCCTGTGCGCGACTCGGCCAGCAACAAATACGCGCCGAACGGCGACGGCACGGTGATGCAAACGATTGGTGCGTACGGCAGCAGAGACAAGGAGGAGTGACAGATGCAGTCGGTTCGAAAGGCAGTCGGGTTGTTCGTTCTCGGAGTGGTGCTGGCGCTGGCGGCGTCGCCCGCGCTTGCGCACGGCAGCGGGGCGCCGATCGCGCCGGTCATCAACGGCGTGAGCATCGACGGTCCGGACCACGAACTCGAGGGTGCCGGGAACAATGTCAGGTGAGGTCAACTGACAAGAGCGAGGCGGTCCCCTTGAGGCTCATTACGGGGACCGCCTCGCCGCCAATACTTGTATGGGCAACGGTGGCATAGCACGAAAAATCGAAGGGAATCAGAAAAAGCGAGGGTGAGCATCATGGATCTCGGTCTTGTAATCCTTCGGGTGGTGTTTGGTCTTCTCATGATCGGTCACGGCACCCAGAAGCTGTTCGGCTGGTTCCGCGGCCCGGGACTGCACGGCGCGTCCGGGTTCGTGGGGGCCCGGGGCTATGCCCCGGCGAAGTTTTGGACCGCCACCGGCAGCCTCGCGGAAGCCGTCGGCGGCCTGCTCTTCCTGCTCGGATTCCTGAGCCCGCTGGGGTCGATCGCGATCGCGGCGGCGATGCTGACGGCGATCTCGTTTCAGTGGCCGAAGTTCTGGACGGCGGAGGGCGGGTACGAGCACGCCCTGATGGTGCTCACGGCCGCGGTGGGGGTCGGCATCACCGGCCCCGGCGGTTACTCGCTGGATGCGGCGCTCGGAACCGCGCTCCCGCCTCTGGCAACGGTCGTGCCCGCTGTGGTGGCGGGGCTCGGCGTCGTGGTCGGCCTGGTCGGGTCCGCCGGCCGGCGCCGCCGCGCGCAGGCCTCATCGCAGCAAGCGGCGGCATAACCCGACCGCACGCCCGGGTGCCCGCGGCACGCGGCGCGGAGCGAGTACGCGAAGCGCTCCGCGCCGCGGCATTTCCGGCATCCGGCATATCCCACACGCGTTCGGGTTGCCCCCGGGAGGCGCGGGGTCCTATAATAAATGCGTCCGCTCGACTGAGTGCCTGCGACGCGACGCTCCATATCATGCCGTAGGCCACCAGAACGTCCCGCCTGTGCCCAGCCGGATAGTTCCGATCGGCGGGCCCGCCAGGTATCCCGAGAGGAGGGAAGTGCATGGCCAAGTACGAGGCCAAGAAGTTCCGTTCGTTCGATGTGGAATTGACCGGCATCAGCAAGAAGACGATGGAAGAGCACTACAAACTCTACCAAGGTTACGTCGGCAAAGCCAACGAGATCCTGGACCGGCTCGCAAGCGGCCAGGTCGACCTTTCCAAAGCCAACCCCACCTACTCCGAACTGCGCGTGCTCAAAGTCGAACTCACCCGGGCCATCGGCGGCGTCAAGAACCACGAGCTGTACTTCGAGCATATCGGCGGCAAGGGCGGCAAGCCGTCGGGGAAGATGCTGCAGCTGATCGAGAAGGCGTACGGCTCCTTCGACAGCTGGCAGGCCGAACTGAAGGCCACCGGCATTGCGGCGCGGGGCTGGGCGTGGCTGGCGTACGACTGGGACACCGGCGCGTGCCTCAACTTCATCGGCGACGAGCAGAACACGTACCCCATCTGGAACGCCACGCCGCTCGTCGCCCTCGACTGCTTCGAACACGCGTACTTCATCGACTACGGGACCGGCAAAGCCTCCTACATCGACGCGTTCTTCAAGAACCTGGACTGGGACGTGATCACGAGGCGCGCCGATCACTTCGGGATCCTCAACCGGTAGCCGCGACCGGCGCGGGCGCGAGGTCGCGCGGAGCCCGGACGCCGTCCGGGCTCCGCGTCTTTTTCCGGTCCCGCCGCAGCGCCGCGGACGAGCAGGAGGTCAGACCGGCCCAGCGAAGAGGAGCGCGGCATGAGCGAGCGATTCCACCGCGATGACGCTCGGGCGGCTATCCCGCTGACGAGGGTATGCCCCGAGTGCCAGGAAGACATGGAGCTCATCACCGCGGATGACGTCGGCGAAGTGCTCGTGTACGAATGCCCCGAGTGCGGCTCGCAGCAAGAGTTGCGCATCGAGAACGAAGGCGACGACCCGCCGGAGGCGGACACCCTCCTCCCCGGCCCCGACGTCTGGCCCGAGGACGACGAGGACGCCGAGGTCGAACTGGATCAGGAAGAACCCGACGAATCTGAATAACGGACGGCACCGCCGACGGCGACGAGGCACACCCGCACGCCGGCGATCTCGGCCGGCGCGACGCTGAGGAGATCACCGGACAACCCTACGAAGTCCGCGACGTAGCCCGGCGCCAGCCGGCCTTTGATGTCTTCCTCGCCCGCGGCATACGCGGGCCCTTCGGTGTAGGCGCGGATCGCCTCGCCGGCCGTCAGGGCTTCCTCCGGACGCCAGGCGGGCCGCTCCGGCTCGGCGCGCCGCATCCGCGTCACGGCCGCGTGAATGCCGGTCAGCACGTCGAGCGTCTCGACCGGCGCGTCGGACCCGAACGCGAGGCGCGTTCCGTGCCGCAGCAGCGACCGGAACGCGTAGGCATACCGCCCGCGGGCCCCCCAATGGCGGTCGACGAGATCACGGTCCTGCGTGCAGTGGATGGGCTGCATCGACGCGGTGACGTCGAGCGCCGCCAGGCGCGGGAGGTCGTCGGGGTGGAGCACCTGCACGTGCTCGATGCGGTGGCGCAGCCTGTGGCGGCGCGTGTCCTGCTGAGCGGCCTCGATC
Protein-coding regions in this window:
- a CDS encoding Fe-Mn family superoxide dismutase — encoded protein: MAKYEAKKFRSFDVELTGISKKTMEEHYKLYQGYVGKANEILDRLASGQVDLSKANPTYSELRVLKVELTRAIGGVKNHELYFEHIGGKGGKPSGKMLQLIEKAYGSFDSWQAELKATGIAARGWAWLAYDWDTGACLNFIGDEQNTYPIWNATPLVALDCFEHAYFIDYGTGKASYIDAFFKNLDWDVITRRADHFGILNR
- a CDS encoding helix-turn-helix domain-containing protein, whose amino-acid sequence is MPAAIEQICPRFHKTIELVGKRWTGAIVQSLLEGAQRFSALRGAVPGLHDRLLSARLKELEAEGLVRRHVYAETPVRIEYELTERGRDLERVFAELHRWADRWIAISADGLAHSRR
- a CDS encoding DoxX family protein, with translation MDLGLVILRVVFGLLMIGHGTQKLFGWFRGPGLHGASGFVGARGYAPAKFWTATGSLAEAVGGLLFLLGFLSPLGSIAIAAAMLTAISFQWPKFWTAEGGYEHALMVLTAAVGVGITGPGGYSLDAALGTALPPLATVVPAVVAGLGVVVGLVGSAGRRRRAQASSQQAAA